One Nitrospira sp. genomic window, GTCCGCCGGTTCGTCACTGCTCAACGCGACGGAAGTGACTCAACTGATCGAACAATTCCACGCGCGCGCCTGATCGTGCGGACCACACAGTGACCAACACCGCTTCGAGACTGTTGCCATGACCGGCTATCAACGACATATTTTCGTCTGCACCAATACGCGCGAGGCCGATGATCCTCGCGGCAGTTGCTCCAAACTCGGCTCGGAGGCACTCCACGCCTGCTTCAAGCAGGAAGCCAAGCGGCTCAACTTGAAGGGCGTTGTACGCGCCAATAAGGCGGGCTGCCTCGATTATTGCGCCCAGGGTCCCACCGTGGTGGTCTACCCGGAAGGGGTGTGGTACCGCGTGCGTTCTGAAGCAGACGTGAAAGAGATCATGGAGCGCCATATCATGAAGGGAGAAGTGGTCGACCGACTGTTGATCCCCGACCAGGCCCCCTCCCCCCTGCTCTCCCCATTGAGCCTATAAGCCGGTCACACCTGCGGAGTATCACGAGATCTGTATGCCCGCCGATGACAAATGGAAGGCCAACATGGAGAAGGTGGCCTACATGAAAGCCTTCCCCGGTTTGCTGAACGCCTGGGACCAGCTGACGGGCAAAACGGTGGAGACGGTGGTGCCGTTGAAAAGCAAAGCCGGGTCCGCGGCGCTCATCTGCACGGACGGATCGTTTGTGGTCGTGCCGCTGCTGAGTCCCGAACCCTATGAGCTTGGGGAAGCGCTGCAGGTCGGCCGGGCGTCTCTCGAGCCCAAACATGGCGCGGCCTATGCCGAATACGACCAGTTGCTCAAGAAGGACAAAGAGGCGCAACGGACCGCCCGCCTCGAGAACATTCTCGGTGCGATTCGCAACAACGCGAACCAGCTCCCGGAATTAAAAGACCGGCTCGTTGAGCTGATCAAGGAGTGGAAGTGAGCAGTCTGCCCCAAAAGAACATGTTCGAGATCTTCTCGCAAGGTCTCTTCGAAGGAGTCAAGCCTATGATGCTCATTCGCGATCACCTGGTGCGCCATCCTGACCGGTGTACCCACCAAGCCATTTGCATGCCGGTCTGCCCCACAAGCGCCTGGCTTTCGACGCCGCCGTATAAGTTTGATCCCTCACGTTGCCTGGAAAGCTGCCGGCTGTGCCTGGACGCCTGTCCGTCACAGGCGATTTATGCGGTCTATCGCAAAGGGGATAAGCTGTTGGAGCCGCAGAAGAAGTAATCGGGATCCCCGGAGCTGAGTCCCTCTGCTCGCGCGACGCGCGGCCTTACAAGGCCCCGTGGGATGCGCCCAGTGGAGATCGGCCAGGTGCATCGATGGGGAACGATGGAGAAGGTCTTGCCGCCACCCGCCATCTCACGCATGGGCAGATCGCGTTAGACGATCTGCTTCCTCAGTCTACCCCAGTAGGCCGTACCAACGTATCCACAGCCTCCGGTGAACGTGGTCAGGGCCATCACTCGATAGACGACCGAGCGTGGAGCCTTCACATTGACGGTGGGGTTGAGGAGATCGGGAGCCATCGCGACGCGTTTGAGTGTTTCCCCGGCCAGTAAGATGGGCCACATACAGGCCAACCGCTGCCGGATTTCGAGCCTCGGCAGTGCCATCGTATAGAGCCATCCCTGATCCAAATGTTCGACCGCCTGACGGATCATGCGCAGCAGAATCGGACGAAGAGTCGGCAGACTTTCCGGTTTCAGCAGATCCACCGGTTTGAGATCGACTTCATCCAGCCATTGCGTCGGCACATAACAGCGGCCATTGTGAAGGTCGCGAGCGAGGTCTTTGACGATGTTGGTCAACTGCAGCCCCTTGCCGAATCGCACGCCGATGGTAGACATCTGATCGACATCCCAATGGGCCATCGCCGGCCGATGCGCACAGACCATGCGAGTCCAAAATTCGCCGACACAGCCTGCGACAAAATAGGTGTAGCGATCCAACTCGTCCGGCCGCTCCAACGCCGTGAGCTCGTTCGCCGATGAGCCGGGGAATCTGGTCAGGTCCATCTCCATACCATTCGGCAGCACTTCCATCAGCCAGCGAATGCGCTCGCGATCTCCTTGATCGAACTGCCTGAACAGCGCCAAACACTCCGGCAAACGCTGGAGCAACACGCGTTCAGCCGAGTCGGTCTGGTGCGGCAGCAGGGCCGATTGAATCGCCTGCACGGCTTGCGGCTGAACCTCATCGCCCCTGAACTGCGCGCGAAACATATTGAGATACTGCAGCCGCTGTTCCCGCCCGAGCAGATCAGTGTCGGCGATCGTATCGGCCGCGCGCGCGAACAAATAGGCCAACCCCATTTCATCGCGCACATCCGACGGAAGGACATTCAACGTCAGGTAAAATGAACGGGATACCTGCTTGAGAATGACGTGAAGAAGTTCGTGCTTGGAAGGCTGGGTACTCGTGGCTCGACCTGCTTATCTGACTTCGAGGGTGCCTTCCATGCCTTTCTCCCGATGACTTGGAAGAAACAGCAGCTTCTTATCGCAATAGAAGGAGTAGCGGCCCGGCTTCGTCGGCGTAAATTGCACCGTCACCGTCTTACCGGCACTAACATCTCGTTCGATCGAGAGGCCAGCAGCCTCATCCCGCAACACAAAATTGTGCGGAGTGATGGACGTGATACTGGTCAAGAAGAGTTCGACGGGTTTCCCAACCTGAACGATGAGGTGATGCGGGGTATACGCGTAGCTGTCCAGGACCACAGTGGCCCGTTGCAGGCCGTCTACCAGATCAACAGGAACCTGTAGCGGCGGCACCGGCGTGGCCGGATCGGCGGCCGTGACCGGCGCCGTGCCCATCATCATCACCCCCAACACCAAGAGGCCTAGCGGCCGGGACGAGAGACCTATATGCATGACAAGGTTTCTAACAGAAGGCTTCGGAACCGGTCAACCGACCAGAAATCGACCGCCATCGGCCCTCTCTCCCTGCGGCACACCAGCACCGGCCGCCGAAACCCGAGGGCGGACCGCCTTGACTGGCGTAAAACCTGGTATTATCTGTGAACACCAAGACAACAACAGTGGATCCGCCCCGGGGTGAACGAATTGGCGCGGTGTTCGGTATAATGACATCCAAGGTTCGCGACGCTTCGTAAGAGAAGAAGGAGGCGCGAACCTCCAACGGAGGAGCGATATGAAGTCGTTGAAGGGTATCGGGTTGCTAATTCTCTCGAATA contains:
- a CDS encoding cupredoxin domain-containing protein: MHIGLSSRPLGLLVLGVMMMGTAPVTAADPATPVPPLQVPVDLVDGLQRATVVLDSYAYTPHHLIVQVGKPVELFLTSITSITPHNFVLRDEAAGLSIERDVSAGKTVTVQFTPTKPGRYSFYCDKKLLFLPSHREKGMEGTLEVR
- a CDS encoding squalene/phytoene synthase family protein; its protein translation is MLKQVSRSFYLTLNVLPSDVRDEMGLAYLFARAADTIADTDLLGREQRLQYLNMFRAQFRGDEVQPQAVQAIQSALLPHQTDSAERVLLQRLPECLALFRQFDQGDRERIRWLMEVLPNGMEMDLTRFPGSSANELTALERPDELDRYTYFVAGCVGEFWTRMVCAHRPAMAHWDVDQMSTIGVRFGKGLQLTNIVKDLARDLHNGRCYVPTQWLDEVDLKPVDLLKPESLPTLRPILLRMIRQAVEHLDQGWLYTMALPRLEIRQRLACMWPILLAGETLKRVAMAPDLLNPTVNVKAPRSVVYRVMALTTFTGGCGYVGTAYWGRLRKQIV
- a CDS encoding (2Fe-2S) ferredoxin domain-containing protein — protein: MTGYQRHIFVCTNTREADDPRGSCSKLGSEALHACFKQEAKRLNLKGVVRANKAGCLDYCAQGPTVVVYPEGVWYRVRSEADVKEIMERHIMKGEVVDRLLIPDQAPSPLLSPLSL